In one window of Rhodopseudomonas palustris HaA2 DNA:
- the mazG gene encoding nucleoside triphosphate pyrophosphohydrolase, translated as MTPSRDISRLIEIMARLRTPETGCPWDLEQDFASIAPYTIEEAFEVAEAIARNDLDDLRDELGDLLLQVVFHSRIAEERGAFAFGDVVEAVTRKMIRRHPHVFADAQGNIAPSHVEGVWDRIKAEEKAERAARRGQTEALPASVLAGVKPGQPALSRAMELQRKAAKVGFDWNDPREVLKKIREEADEIEAALDSGDSDHIAEETGDLMFALVNLARHTGADPEMALRGTNAKFERRFGHIERALAAQGKSPDAATLAEMDALWDEAKRAETGR; from the coding sequence ATGACCCCTTCCCGCGACATCTCCCGCCTGATCGAGATCATGGCCCGGCTCCGCACGCCCGAGACCGGCTGCCCGTGGGATCTGGAGCAGGATTTCGCCTCGATCGCGCCCTACACCATCGAGGAAGCCTTCGAGGTCGCCGAAGCGATCGCCCGCAACGACCTCGACGATCTGCGCGACGAGCTCGGCGACCTGCTGCTGCAGGTGGTGTTTCATTCCCGCATCGCCGAAGAGCGCGGCGCCTTCGCGTTCGGCGACGTGGTCGAAGCGGTGACCCGCAAGATGATCCGCCGCCATCCGCACGTGTTCGCCGACGCGCAGGGCAACATCGCGCCGTCGCATGTCGAGGGCGTGTGGGACCGGATCAAGGCCGAGGAAAAGGCCGAGCGCGCCGCGCGCCGCGGCCAGACCGAAGCGCTGCCGGCGTCCGTGCTGGCAGGCGTCAAGCCCGGGCAGCCGGCGCTGTCGCGGGCGATGGAACTGCAGCGCAAGGCCGCCAAGGTCGGCTTCGACTGGAACGACCCGCGCGAGGTGCTGAAGAAGATCCGCGAGGAAGCCGATGAGATCGAGGCCGCACTCGACAGCGGCGACAGCGACCATATCGCCGAGGAGACCGGCGACCTGATGTTCGCGCTGGTCAACCTCGCCCGCCACACCGGCGCCGATCCGGAGATGGCCCTGCGCGGCACCAATGCGAAATTCGAGCGCCGCTTCGGCCATATCGAGCGGGCGCTGGCGGCGCAGGGCAAGTCGCCGGACGCCGCCACGCTGGCCGAAATGGACGCTCTGTGGGACGAGGCCAAGCGCGCCGAGACGGGGCGCTGA
- a CDS encoding hemolysin family protein, translating into MLSVELAIVVGLIVANGLLSMSELAIVSSRPARLALLAQKKVRGARQAMVLADDPGKFLSTVQIGITLVGVLSGAFSGATLGQRLSEWLAELAVPFPDIIGFGLVVTLITYATLIVGELVPKQVALRDPEAVAVKVAPAMTVIAKVSRPVVFILDLSGKAILKLLGQGGAAEEKISEEEIHNLVMEAETAGVLEPGEREMIAGVMRLGDRPVGAVMTPRPEVDSVDLADPPETIREAFLGSPHSRLPVTDGNRDDPIGIIQAKDMLEVYLRGDKPDLRALVRDAPVIPSSADARDVLATLRKSSVHMALVYDEFGAFEGVVTTADILESIVGAFGSEDGPAEPAAVRREDGSYLIAGWMPVDEFGDLLPVPIPEHRDYHTVAGLILQHFGALPAVGDRFDYQGWRIEILDLDGRRIDKIMATRSADAETAA; encoded by the coding sequence ATGTTATCGGTAGAATTGGCAATCGTTGTGGGACTGATCGTCGCCAACGGATTGCTTTCGATGTCCGAGCTGGCGATTGTGTCGTCCCGCCCGGCCAGGCTGGCGCTGCTGGCTCAAAAAAAGGTCCGCGGCGCCCGGCAGGCGATGGTGCTGGCCGACGATCCCGGCAAGTTCCTGTCGACAGTCCAGATCGGCATCACGCTGGTCGGTGTGTTGTCCGGCGCGTTCTCGGGCGCGACGCTGGGCCAACGCCTGAGCGAATGGCTGGCCGAGCTCGCCGTTCCGTTTCCCGACATCATCGGCTTCGGCCTGGTGGTGACGCTGATCACCTATGCGACGTTGATCGTCGGCGAACTGGTGCCGAAGCAGGTCGCGCTGCGCGACCCCGAAGCCGTCGCCGTCAAGGTCGCCCCGGCGATGACGGTGATCGCCAAGGTGTCACGGCCGGTGGTGTTCATCCTCGATCTGTCCGGCAAGGCCATTCTGAAACTGCTGGGCCAGGGCGGCGCGGCGGAGGAGAAGATTTCCGAGGAAGAGATCCACAATCTGGTGATGGAAGCGGAAACCGCCGGCGTGCTCGAACCCGGCGAGCGCGAGATGATCGCCGGGGTGATGCGGCTCGGCGACCGGCCGGTCGGCGCGGTGATGACGCCGCGGCCGGAGGTGGATTCGGTCGATCTCGCCGATCCGCCCGAGACGATCCGCGAGGCTTTTCTCGGCAGCCCGCACTCCCGCCTGCCGGTGACCGACGGCAATCGCGACGACCCGATCGGGATCATCCAGGCCAAGGACATGCTCGAGGTCTATCTGCGCGGCGACAAGCCGGACCTGCGCGCGCTGGTGCGCGACGCGCCGGTGATTCCGTCGTCCGCCGACGCCCGCGACGTGCTCGCCACGCTGCGGAAATCGTCGGTGCACATGGCGCTGGTCTATGACGAGTTCGGCGCCTTCGAGGGCGTCGTCACCACCGCCGATATTCTCGAATCGATCGTCGGCGCGTTCGGGTCCGAGGACGGCCCGGCGGAGCCCGCCGCGGTGCGCCGCGAGGACGGCTCGTATCTGATCGCGGGCTGGATGCCGGTCGACGAATTCGGCGATCTGTTGCCGGTGCCGATCCCGGAGCACCGCGACTACCACACCGTCGCGGGCCTTATTTTGCAGCATTTCGGCGCGTTGCCGGCGGTCGGCGACCGATTCGACTATCAGGGCTGGCGAATCGAGATTCTCGACTTGGACGGGCGGCGGATCGACAAGATCATGGCGACGCGGAGCGCCGACGCGGAGACGGCGGCGTGA
- a CDS encoding single-stranded DNA-binding protein: MAGSVNKVILIGNLGADPEIKRTQDGRPIANLRIATSESWRDRATGERKEKTEWHRVVIFSEGLCKIAEQYLKKGSKVYLEGQLQTRKWTDQSGAERYSTEVVLQNFNSVLTMLDGRPGSGGGGGYGGDDSSGGDFGSSGPSSSAPRRPVAASGGGRGSDMDDDIPF, encoded by the coding sequence ATGGCGGGAAGCGTGAACAAGGTGATCCTGATCGGGAATCTCGGCGCTGATCCGGAGATCAAGCGGACGCAGGACGGGCGACCGATCGCCAATCTGCGGATCGCGACCTCGGAAAGCTGGCGCGACCGCGCCACCGGCGAGCGCAAGGAAAAAACCGAGTGGCACCGCGTGGTGATCTTCAGCGAGGGGCTGTGCAAGATCGCCGAACAGTACCTCAAGAAGGGCTCGAAGGTTTACCTCGAAGGCCAATTGCAGACACGCAAATGGACCGATCAGAGCGGCGCCGAACGGTACAGCACCGAAGTCGTGCTGCAGAACTTCAACTCGGTTCTGACCATGCTCGATGGCCGCCCCGGCAGCGGTGGTGGCGGCGGCTACGGAGGCGATGATTCGTCGGGCGGCGATTTCGGCTCGAGCGGCCCGTCCAGCAGCGCGCCGCGCCGGCCGGTGGCGGCGAGCGGCGGCGGCCGCGGCAGCGACATGGACGACGATATTCCGTTCTGA
- a CDS encoding outer membrane protein produces the protein MKKFLLGSVALIALGAAPAMAADLAARPYTKAPPPMIVAIYDWSGFYIGANGGWGTSRKSWDFYAPGALLLSEGSHDASGATAGGQVGYNWQMGSWVFGVEAQGNWADFKGSNVTLLGGLFDNHSKVEAFGLFTGRVGYAWNNALLYAKGGAAVVNDKYEFVRRADGLVTGTASETRWGASVGAGLEYGFTPNWSFAVEYNHLFLDKKDVTFTNTAVERIKQDADIVTARINYRWGGPVVAKY, from the coding sequence ATGAAGAAATTTTTGCTGGGAAGCGTGGCTCTGATTGCGTTGGGTGCGGCGCCGGCGATGGCTGCCGATCTGGCCGCCCGTCCTTACACCAAGGCGCCGCCGCCGATGATCGTCGCGATCTACGACTGGTCGGGCTTCTACATCGGCGCCAACGGCGGCTGGGGCACCAGCCGCAAGAGCTGGGATTTCTACGCGCCCGGCGCCCTCCTGCTGAGCGAAGGTTCGCATGACGCCTCCGGCGCCACCGCCGGTGGCCAGGTCGGCTACAACTGGCAGATGGGCTCCTGGGTGTTCGGCGTCGAAGCGCAAGGCAACTGGGCCGACTTCAAGGGCTCGAACGTCACCTTGCTCGGCGGCCTGTTCGACAATCACAGCAAGGTCGAAGCCTTCGGCCTGTTCACCGGCCGCGTCGGCTACGCCTGGAACAACGCCCTGCTCTACGCCAAGGGCGGTGCCGCGGTCGTCAACGACAAGTACGAATTCGTTCGGCGCGCCGACGGCCTCGTGACCGGAACGGCTTCGGAGACCCGCTGGGGCGCGTCGGTCGGCGCCGGCCTCGAATACGGCTTCACGCCGAACTGGTCGTTCGCCGTCGAGTACAATCATCTGTTCCTCGACAAGAAGGACGTCACCTTCACCAACACCGCTGTCGAGCGCATCAAGCAGGACGCCGACATCGTCACCGCCCGCATCAACTATCGCTGGGGCGGCCCGGTCGTCGCGAAGTACTGA
- the uvrA gene encoding excinuclease ABC subunit UvrA, whose translation MDEVIKAKRQPPQRPSVASSRTAITIRGAREHNLKNVDVVIPRDKLAVFTGLSGSGKSSLAFDTIYAEGQRRYVESLSAYARQFLEMMQKPDVDQIDGLSPAISIEQKTTSKNPRSTVGTVTEIYDYMRLLWARVGVPYSPATGLPIESQTVSQMVDRVLALPEGTRLYLLAPVVRGRKGEYRKELADWLKKGFQRVKIDGAFHELAEAPVLDKKFPHDIDVVVDRIVVRPDIGQRLAESFETALKLAEGLAVIEYADAPATPPAAAVEPGPDEPGDKKKKADKKVAKIHDKTGAERILFSEKFACPVSGFTIPEIEPRLFSFNNPYGACPECGGLGIEQHIDADLVVPDKELTLRKGAIAPWAKSSSPYYLQTLTALAKFYKFTLDTKWKDLPKKVQTALLFGSGDDEIKFSYEDGVRSYDTKKPFEGVVTNIERRFRETESEWAREELGKYFSDVPCEACHGHRLKPEALCVKIGGKHIGNISELSVKAAGEWFEAVPASLNTQQNEIAVRILKEIRDRLSFLLDVGLNYLTLARAAGTLSGGESQRIRLASQIGSGLTGVLYVLDEPSIGLHQRDNARLLDTLKRLRDLGNTVIVVEHDEDAIRLADFVLDIGPGAGVHGGHIVAQGTPDEVMANPKSLTGKYLTGELSVPIPERRPPNHRRTLKLVNARGNNLKNVTAEIPLGLFTCVTGVSGGGKSTLLIDTFYKAIARKLNNASEPPAPHDRIEGLEHIDKIIDIDQSPIGRTPRSNPATYTGAFTPIREWFAGLPESKARGYEPGRFSFNVKGGRCEACQGDGVIKIEMHFLPDVYVTCDVCKGKRYNRETLEVLFKGKSIADVLDMTVEEAADFFKAVPRVRETFKTLHRVGLDYIHVGQQATTLSGGEAQRVKLAKELSKRATGRTLYILDEPTTGLHFHDVAKLLEVLHELVAQGNTVVVIEHNLEVIKTADWVIDLGPEGGDGGGEIVAWGPPEDIVKAPRSYTGKFLKPVLEKKGPAKATKRKTDEAAE comes from the coding sequence ATGGACGAAGTGATCAAGGCGAAGCGCCAGCCGCCGCAACGGCCGTCGGTGGCTTCGAGCCGGACCGCCATCACCATTCGCGGCGCCCGCGAGCACAATCTCAAGAACGTCGACGTCGTCATCCCGCGCGACAAGCTCGCGGTGTTCACCGGCCTGTCCGGCTCCGGCAAATCCTCGCTGGCGTTCGACACCATCTATGCCGAGGGCCAGCGCCGCTACGTCGAATCGCTGTCGGCCTATGCGCGGCAGTTCCTCGAGATGATGCAGAAGCCGGACGTCGATCAGATCGACGGGCTGTCGCCGGCGATCTCGATCGAGCAGAAGACCACCTCGAAGAACCCGCGCTCCACGGTCGGCACCGTCACCGAGATCTACGACTACATGCGCCTGTTGTGGGCCCGCGTCGGCGTGCCCTATTCGCCCGCGACCGGGCTGCCGATCGAGAGCCAGACCGTGTCGCAGATGGTCGACCGGGTGCTGGCGCTGCCGGAGGGCACGCGGCTGTATCTGCTGGCGCCGGTGGTGCGCGGCCGCAAGGGCGAGTACCGCAAGGAACTCGCCGACTGGCTCAAGAAAGGCTTCCAGCGCGTCAAGATCGACGGCGCCTTCCACGAGCTCGCCGAAGCGCCGGTGCTCGACAAGAAATTCCCGCACGACATCGACGTCGTGGTCGACCGCATCGTGGTCCGCCCCGACATCGGCCAGCGCCTCGCCGAGAGTTTTGAAACCGCGCTGAAGCTCGCCGAAGGGCTGGCGGTGATCGAATATGCCGACGCGCCCGCCACGCCGCCGGCGGCAGCCGTCGAGCCCGGTCCGGACGAGCCCGGCGACAAGAAGAAAAAGGCCGACAAGAAGGTCGCCAAGATCCACGACAAGACCGGCGCCGAGCGCATCCTGTTCTCGGAGAAATTCGCCTGCCCGGTGTCCGGCTTCACCATTCCGGAAATCGAGCCGCGCCTGTTCTCGTTCAACAATCCCTACGGCGCCTGCCCGGAATGCGGCGGGCTCGGCATCGAGCAGCATATCGACGCCGATTTGGTCGTGCCCGACAAGGAGCTGACGCTGCGCAAGGGCGCGATTGCGCCGTGGGCGAAATCATCCTCGCCCTACTATCTGCAGACGCTGACCGCGCTGGCGAAGTTCTACAAATTCACGCTCGACACCAAATGGAAGGACCTGCCGAAGAAGGTCCAGACCGCGCTGCTGTTCGGCTCCGGCGACGACGAGATCAAATTCTCTTATGAAGACGGGGTGCGCTCCTACGACACCAAGAAGCCGTTCGAGGGCGTGGTGACCAATATCGAGCGCCGCTTCCGCGAGACCGAGAGCGAGTGGGCGCGCGAGGAGCTCGGGAAGTACTTCTCCGACGTGCCTTGCGAGGCCTGCCACGGCCATCGCCTCAAGCCCGAGGCGCTGTGCGTCAAGATCGGCGGCAAGCACATCGGAAACATCTCCGAACTCTCCGTGAAAGCCGCCGGCGAATGGTTCGAGGCGGTGCCGGCATCGCTCAACACCCAGCAGAACGAGATCGCCGTCCGCATCCTCAAGGAGATCCGCGACCGGCTGAGCTTCCTGCTCGACGTCGGCCTCAACTATCTGACGCTGGCGCGCGCCGCCGGCACGCTGTCGGGCGGCGAAAGCCAGCGCATCCGGCTCGCCTCGCAGATCGGAAGCGGCCTCACCGGCGTGCTCTACGTGCTCGACGAGCCGTCGATCGGCCTGCACCAGCGCGACAACGCCCGCCTGCTCGACACCCTGAAACGACTCCGCGACCTCGGCAACACCGTGATCGTGGTCGAGCATGACGAGGACGCGATCAGGCTGGCCGATTTCGTGCTCGATATCGGCCCCGGCGCCGGCGTCCATGGCGGCCACATCGTGGCGCAGGGCACGCCCGACGAGGTGATGGCCAATCCGAAATCGCTGACCGGCAAATATCTCACCGGCGAATTGTCGGTGCCGATTCCGGAGCGCCGGCCGCCGAACCATCGCCGCACCCTCAAGCTGGTCAACGCCCGCGGCAACAATCTCAAAAACGTCACCGCCGAAATTCCGCTCGGCCTGTTCACCTGCGTCACCGGCGTCTCCGGCGGCGGCAAGTCGACGCTGCTGATCGATACGTTCTACAAGGCGATCGCCCGCAAGCTGAACAACGCCTCCGAGCCGCCGGCGCCGCACGACCGCATCGAGGGCCTCGAGCACATCGACAAGATCATCGACATCGACCAGTCGCCGATCGGCCGCACCCCGCGCTCCAATCCTGCGACCTACACCGGCGCGTTCACGCCGATCCGCGAATGGTTCGCCGGCCTGCCCGAGTCCAAGGCGCGCGGCTACGAGCCGGGCCGCTTCTCCTTCAACGTCAAGGGCGGCCGCTGCGAGGCCTGCCAGGGCGACGGCGTCATCAAGATCGAGATGCACTTTTTGCCCGACGTCTACGTCACCTGCGATGTCTGCAAGGGCAAGCGCTACAACCGCGAAACGCTCGAAGTGCTGTTCAAGGGCAAGTCGATCGCCGACGTGCTCGACATGACGGTCGAGGAAGCCGCCGACTTCTTCAAGGCGGTGCCGCGCGTCCGCGAGACCTTCAAGACCCTGCACCGCGTCGGCCTCGACTACATCCATGTCGGCCAGCAGGCGACGACGCTCTCCGGCGGCGAAGCCCAGCGCGTCAAGCTCGCCAAGGAACTGAGCAAGCGCGCCACCGGCCGCACGCTTTATATTTTGGACGAGCCCACCACCGGCCTGCACTTCCACGACGTCGCCAAACTGCTCGAAGTGCTGCACGAGCTGGTGGCGCAGGGCAATACCGTGGTGGTGATCGAGCACAATCTCGAAGTCATCAAGACCGCCGACTGGGTCATCGACCTCGGCCCCGAAGGCGGCGACGGCGGCGGCGAAATCGTCGCCTGGGGCCCGCCGGAAGACATCGTCAAGGCACCGCGGAGCTACACCGGGAAGTTCCTGAAGCCGGTGCTGGAGAAGAAGGGGCCGGCGAAGGCGACGAAGCGGAAGACGGACGAGGCGGCGGAGTAA
- a CDS encoding three-Cys-motif partner protein TcmP, translating to MVAKPYTWKDGATLEEHSRRKHQIIRQYFARYIRVRCQLPQQSKFRFAIVDGFAGGGVYNCGASGSPLIFIEELRATSIELNLRRANEGMSPLDIECVLIFNDFDPGAIEILKQHVAPLLAGIKESEPRLHLEVHYRQQEFENVYAEIREFLQYNRVQSVLFNLDQCGNSRVAHETLTDIIASFSSPEIFYTFAIEALISFLKKTDPNALNARLNPIGVDADSVSNLGLMMNNQAWLGATERLVFEAFERCASYVSPFSIHNPNGWNYWMLHFAKSHRARQEYNDVLHDNASTLAHYGRSGLHMLAYDPQHEGGLYLFDMKGRDSAKSQLHGDIPRLVSEFGDAVSVADFYASIYTATPAHTQDIHGVMIENPDLQVVTARGGDRGAPHTIRPTDTLRLRQQRSFSFSTPPSKRR from the coding sequence ATGGTTGCAAAGCCTTACACGTGGAAAGATGGCGCGACGTTAGAAGAACATTCGCGCCGCAAGCACCAAATCATCCGACAGTACTTTGCCCGTTACATTAGGGTCCGTTGCCAGCTTCCGCAGCAATCAAAGTTCCGATTTGCAATAGTTGATGGATTCGCTGGCGGCGGCGTCTACAATTGTGGCGCATCGGGATCGCCGTTGATCTTCATTGAGGAATTGCGTGCCACTTCAATCGAACTGAACCTGAGACGCGCTAATGAAGGCATGTCGCCATTAGATATAGAATGTGTACTAATCTTCAACGATTTCGATCCCGGCGCTATTGAAATCCTAAAGCAGCACGTCGCGCCTCTGCTCGCCGGGATTAAGGAAAGTGAGCCACGTCTTCATCTTGAAGTTCACTACCGGCAGCAGGAATTCGAAAACGTCTACGCCGAGATACGTGAGTTTCTGCAATACAATCGAGTGCAAAGCGTTCTGTTTAATCTGGATCAGTGCGGCAACAGTCGCGTAGCGCACGAAACGCTTACCGACATAATCGCGTCGTTTTCGTCACCTGAGATTTTCTACACTTTCGCCATTGAGGCCTTGATTTCGTTCTTGAAAAAGACTGATCCAAATGCTTTGAACGCACGCCTAAATCCGATTGGAGTTGACGCGGACAGCGTGTCAAATCTCGGGCTAATGATGAACAATCAAGCGTGGCTTGGCGCTACTGAGCGGCTTGTGTTTGAAGCGTTCGAGCGATGCGCCAGCTATGTTAGCCCGTTTTCTATTCACAATCCGAACGGATGGAACTACTGGATGTTGCACTTTGCAAAGTCGCATCGCGCGCGACAGGAGTACAACGACGTACTGCACGACAACGCCAGCACGTTAGCGCACTACGGGCGGTCTGGCCTACATATGTTGGCTTACGATCCGCAACACGAAGGCGGCCTGTACCTATTCGACATGAAAGGCCGCGACAGCGCCAAATCGCAATTGCACGGTGACATTCCCCGCCTTGTATCCGAGTTCGGCGACGCTGTATCTGTTGCTGACTTTTACGCCAGCATCTATACGGCTACGCCGGCGCACACGCAGGATATTCATGGCGTGATGATCGAAAATCCGGACCTGCAAGTGGTCACGGCACGCGGCGGCGATCGGGGGGCGCCGCACACCATTCGTCCTACCGACACATTGCGGCTTCGACAGCAGCGCAGCTTTTCGTTTTCAACGCCGCCATCGAAACGTCGCTGA
- a CDS encoding DUF5131 family protein translates to MAETQIEWTDATWNPVVGCTIVSAGCTNCYAMEMARRLQAMQVAKYAGLTRRSSKRVIWNGVVREDADALAIPYRWRKPKKIFVNSMSDLFHERVSDAFINKVWDVMRDTPRHHYQILTKRPARMSTFVRSHLATVLPNVWLGTSVENGAVVDRIDHLRTVPAAIRFLSFEPLIGSVGAVDLCGIDWAIVGGESGRSARPIREEWIDEIYEQCERFNTTFFFKQWGTWGKDNKRRSKKANGREYRGQHWDGMPALDRTIGA, encoded by the coding sequence ATGGCTGAAACACAGATCGAATGGACCGATGCCACGTGGAACCCCGTGGTCGGCTGCACGATCGTAAGCGCGGGCTGCACCAACTGTTACGCGATGGAAATGGCTCGCCGCCTGCAAGCCATGCAGGTTGCGAAATACGCTGGCTTAACGCGGAGAAGTTCAAAACGAGTTATCTGGAATGGCGTCGTGCGCGAAGATGCCGACGCGCTTGCAATCCCGTACCGGTGGCGGAAGCCAAAGAAGATCTTCGTCAACTCGATGAGCGATCTATTCCACGAACGGGTGAGCGACGCCTTCATAAATAAGGTATGGGATGTGATGCGGGACACGCCGCGTCATCACTATCAGATCTTAACAAAACGCCCGGCGCGGATGAGCACCTTCGTGCGATCCCACCTTGCTACCGTTCTCCCGAACGTATGGCTGGGGACGAGTGTTGAGAATGGCGCTGTTGTAGATCGCATCGATCACTTACGCACAGTGCCAGCAGCAATCCGTTTCTTGTCGTTCGAACCCTTGATAGGATCGGTCGGCGCGGTTGATTTATGCGGAATTGATTGGGCGATTGTGGGTGGCGAAAGCGGTCGTTCCGCAAGACCGATCCGCGAAGAATGGATCGACGAAATTTACGAACAGTGTGAGCGTTTCAACACCACCTTCTTTTTTAAGCAGTGGGGCACTTGGGGTAAAGATAACAAGCGGCGATCCAAGAAGGCGAACGGCCGCGAGTATCGCGGTCAACACTGGGATGGGATGCCAGCATTAGATCGAACGATCGGAGCCTAG
- a CDS encoding DUF433 domain-containing protein, giving the protein MNYAIIHIMRHERIQIDPEVMGGKPVVRGTRIPVELILRKLGAGLSTAQIVAEHPRLTADDIRAAQADA; this is encoded by the coding sequence ATGAATTATGCTATAATCCATATCATGCGCCACGAACGTATCCAGATCGATCCCGAAGTGATGGGCGGCAAGCCGGTCGTGCGGGGCACGCGCATCCCGGTGGAACTGATCCTGCGCAAACTCGGCGCCGGACTGTCGACCGCGCAAATCGTCGCCGAGCATCCGCGGCTGACGGCGGACGACATCCGGGCGGCGCAAGCGGATGCGTGA
- a CDS encoding ion transporter gives MTYAELKSFLRELYEGASPRGVVFRYGVLAFDIVTVLFIIGTSFVPSNDIVETLDVVFGALILVDFAARLLISRHRMKDFTRLATWTDIVAIVSFLAPLAGEGGGFLRILRTLRLLHDYQMLSRLRNDSDFFRRNEDVVIAVTNLAVFIFVMTAIVYETQRSHNPQIAHYADALYFTVTALTTTGFGDITLPGTLGRLISVAIMIFGVTLFFNLARALISPNKVRFPCPVCGLQRHDADAVHCKACGTVLNIPDDGLT, from the coding sequence ATGACCTACGCCGAGCTGAAATCCTTCCTCCGCGAACTCTACGAAGGCGCCTCGCCGCGTGGGGTGGTGTTTCGCTATGGCGTGCTGGCGTTCGACATCGTCACGGTGCTGTTCATCATCGGCACCTCGTTCGTGCCGTCGAACGACATCGTCGAGACGCTGGACGTGGTGTTCGGCGCGCTGATCCTGGTCGATTTCGCCGCAAGGCTGCTGATCAGCCGGCACCGGATGAAGGATTTCACCCGGCTCGCGACCTGGACCGACATCGTGGCGATCGTGTCGTTTCTGGCGCCGCTGGCCGGCGAGGGCGGCGGCTTCCTGCGCATCCTGCGCACGCTGCGGCTGCTGCACGACTATCAGATGCTGTCGCGGCTGCGCAACGACAGCGACTTCTTCCGCCGCAACGAGGACGTCGTGATCGCCGTGACCAATCTGGCGGTGTTCATCTTCGTGATGACGGCGATCGTCTACGAGACCCAGCGCTCGCACAATCCGCAGATCGCCCACTACGCCGATGCGCTGTATTTCACCGTCACCGCGCTGACCACCACCGGCTTCGGCGATATCACGCTGCCGGGCACGCTCGGCCGGCTGATCAGCGTCGCCATCATGATCTTCGGCGTCACGCTGTTCTTCAATCTGGCGCGGGCGCTGATCAGCCCGAACAAGGTGCGCTTTCCCTGCCCGGTCTGCGGGCTGCAGCGCCACGATGCCGACGCAGTGCACTGCAAGGCCTGCGGCACCGTGCTGAACATTCCCGACGATGGGCTCACATAG